One Spinacia oleracea cultivar Varoflay chromosome 4, BTI_SOV_V1, whole genome shotgun sequence DNA segment encodes these proteins:
- the LOC110791527 gene encoding uncharacterized protein — METFIAHQTKKNLDIDKRLSEVNSSVQQLQPHNKIMETQLGKIAQHVGSSSTSSYTQLPSHTVLNPKEHIKAITLSLGKGYEGPVMRKEVDKKRDEGCEEEEKVVSERVQIEQSEQTQCEKSDSKSEEVVTKESEKAPMKPYKPHIPFPHWVVEKNLNEKYSKFLDVMKGLQVNIPFLHAMTQMPTYAKFFKELLTNKAKLEEAIVSLPMKVSSIIQNKLLKKHSDPGSFSIPMKIGDLEPKNSLCDIGASVSLMPLSMAQRLNVGGMKPTRMSLQLADRSVRTPLGVLEDVPV; from the coding sequence ATGGAGACTTTCATTGCTCATCAAACCAAGAAAAATTTGGATATCGACAAACGCTTAAGTGAGGTAAATTCTTCAGTCCAACAACTCCAACCccacaacaagatcatggagACTCAATTGGGTAAAATTGCACAACATGTTGGAAGTTCTTCTACAAGTTCCTATACTCAACTTCCGAGCCATACTGTTTTGAACCCAAAAGAGCACATAAAAGCCATCACCTTGAGCTTGGGAAAAGGTTATGAAGGTCCGGTCATGAGAAAAGAGGTAGACAAAAAGAGAGATGAGGGGTgtgaagaagaggagaaagttGTGAGTGAAAGAGTGCAAATTGAGCAAAGTGAGCAAACACAATGTGAGAAGAGTGACTCAAAGAGTGAAGAGGTTGTGACTAAGGAGAGTGAAAAAGCTCCCATGAAGCCCTACAAGCCACACATCCCTTTTCCTCATTGGGTGGTTGAGAAGAATTTGAATGAGAAATATTCCAAGTTTCTTGATGTCATGAAAGGGCTACAAGTGAACATTCCTTTCCTTCATGCCATGACACAAATGCCAACTTATGCAAAGTTTTTTAAAGAACTTCTTACCAACAAGGCAAAGCTTGAAGAAGCAATTGTTTCTCTTCCTATGAAAGTGAGTTCTATCATTCAAAACAAGCTTCTAAAAAAGCATAGTGATCCAGGTAGCTTCTCAATACCGATGAAGATTGGTGATCTAGAGCCAAAGAATTCCCTTTGTGATATTGGGGCAAGTGTTAGCCTTATGCCTCTCTCCATGGCTCAAAGGCTAAATGTTGGGGGAATGAAACCTACACGGATGTCACTTCAACTAGCCGACCGTTCGGTTAGAACACCCTTGGGAGTTTTGGAAGATGTCCCGGTCTAA
- the LOC130472335 gene encoding uncharacterized protein: MVAIWLLCHYNDRNFDVRVQDTDETNYMDLVDDLFDDSIKQDVLIPDLFRLFYVNPSTNKRVELLNDVGLMGMWGLFKRTDTVEIWIEKANEKETSIQFRTAVKKRKDRKERKAAELRRKAEEFEREREEERRRLEREAEIQRDLEEQLANTVAVEVPVYDVEDLSVEYVRVYSSQHADCFSPGGSQPPNTQKEPSPPPREPSPPPNNPSPPPRSPSPPPNNPSPPPRSPSPPPNNPSPPPRSPSPPPRSPSPPPTSPQTQPQQQQQQTEHQQQQQTEHQQQQQTEQQQHQPTEQQQQHQTEHQPDQTPPPNRAELNKGRGFRISRSHAKKTGEFVPKKRGGRPAGSRVRKPTAYNVEEEEQWDDESDDENFEESESDSETGFNADDFIDEEIEEDEEQDVLKEVISERSFEDHLDGSNKLDNLYANGKVVGSMPWGTIKLQPWMIFQSKTHFMEVFRDFCIQEGFAVSVEKADTTRFTAMCLVESCNWRIHACVLLDGVSWAIKTLVSEHKSCGRLEENPMVTSQWLCTKLLPDIEANPEIPIKTLQRKALGIYRVQVKQRLMYKVRSLGRQQIYGGFDESYALLPSYAEMIKSTNPGSYALVTWTADSGNVTPRFKACFFSFAAQVRGFLRGCRPIIGIDGAHLSGYYKGILLTAVAIDGNNEIFPLAYSIVSTESMDTWSYFFRSLKALFVQHGCQRDDWTFISDRMRVITPPFLGFYYL, translated from the coding sequence ATGGTCGCAATTTGGTTGTTATGTCATTATAATGATCGGAATTTTGATGTGAGGGTACAAGATACTGATGAAACGAACTACATGGATTTGGTTGATGACTTGTTTGATGATTCTATTAAGCAAGATGTTCTGATTCCCGAtttatttagattgttttatgtTAATCCTAGTACGAATAAAAGAGTAGAATTGTTGAATGATGTTGGTTTGATGGGCATGTGGGGTTTATTTAAGCGCACAGATACTGTGGAAATATGGATAGAGAAGGCAAATGAGAAGGAAACTTCAATCCAATTTAGGACTGCAGTTAAGAAAAGGAAGGATAGGAAGGAAAGGAAGGCTGCAGAACTTAGAAGGAAAGCTGAGGAGTTTGAGAGGGAGAGGGAAGAGGAAAGGAGAAGGTTAGAAAGGGAGGCTGAGATTCAAAGGGATTTGGAGGAGCAATTGGCAAACACAGTGGCAGTTGAGGTGCCTGTGTATGATGTTGAGGATTTAAGCGTAGAGTACGTACGTGTTTACAGCTCACAACATGCTGACTGCTTTTCCCCGGGAGGTTCCCAACCACCAAATACACAAAAAGAGCCTTCACCACCACCAAGAGAgccctcaccaccaccaaataatccatcaccaccaccaagaagtccctcaccaccaccaaataatccatcaccaccaccaagaagtccctcaccaccaccaaataatccatcaccaccaccaagaagtccatcaccaccaccaagaagtccctcaccaccaccaaccTCACCACAAACACaaccacagcaacaacaacaacagacagaacatcagcaacaacaacaaacagaacatcaacaacaacaacaaacagaacaacaacaacaccaacccacagaacagcagcaacaacatcaaacaGAACACCAGCCAGATCAGACACCCCCTCCTAACAGGGCTGAGTTAAACAAAGGGAGGGGTTTCAGAATTTCCAGAAGTCATGCTAAGAAGACGGGTGAGTTTGTTCCTAAGAAGAGGGGGGGAAGGCCTGCTGGTTCAAGGGTGAGGAAACCCACTGCATACAATGTGGAGGAAGAGGAGCAATGGGAtgatgagagtgatgatgaaAATTTTGAGGAGAGTGAGAGTGATAGTGAAACTGGTTTCAACGCCGACGATTTCATTGACGAAGaaattgaagaagatgaagaacaaGATGTTCTTAAGGAGGTAATTTCTGAGAGAAGTTTTGAGGATCATTTAGATGGGAGTAATAAGCTGGATAATTTGTATGCAAATGGGAAAGTTGTGGGAAGCATGCCATGGGGGACTATCAAGTTGCAACCATGGATGATATTCCAAAGCAAGACACACTTCATGGAGGTCTTCAGAGACTTCTGTATTCAAGAGGGATTTGCTGTGAGTGTTGAAAAGGCTGATACAACCAGATTCACTGCAATGTGTCTGGTTGAGTCATGCAATTGGAGGATCCATGCCTGTGTGTTGTTGGATGGGGTCAGTTGGGCCATTAAAACTCTTGTCAGTGAGCACAAGTCTTGTGGGAGACTTGAGGAGAATCCCATGGTGACATCTCAGTGGCTATGCACCAAACTACTTCCTGACATTGAAGCAAATCCAGAAATCCCAATTAAGACACTTCAAAGAAAGGCATTGGGGATTTATAGGGTACAAGTGAAACAGAGGTTGATGTACAAGGTGAGAAGCCTCGGGAGGCAGCAAATTTATGGAGGTTTTGATGAGTCATATGCCCTTTTACCATCCTATGCTGAAATGATCAAATCTACCAATCCTGGGAGTTATGCCTTGGTCACTTGGACTGCAGATTCTGGTAACGTGACACCCCGTTTCAAGGCTTGCTTTTTCTCCTTTGCTGCACAAGTTAGGGGTTTCTTAAGAGGTTGTAGGCCTATCATAGGCATTGATGGTGCACATTTGAGTGGATACTATAAGGGAATTCTCCTCACTGCAGTTGCTATCGATGggaataatgagatttttcCATTAGCCTATAGCATTGTGAGTACGGAGAGTATGGACACATGGTCCTATTTTTTCAGAAGTTTGAAGGCTTTGTTTGTTCAACATGGGTGCCAGAGGGATGACTGGACTTTTATTAGTGACAGAATGAGGGTAATTACTCCTCCCTTTCTTGGTTTTTATTATTTGTag
- the LOC130472196 gene encoding uncharacterized protein, with protein MQGVESALYDVFPKSVRRVCAQHLYTNCRQAGYSGTAFHDLFWVAADAYNPYVFNKAMEKIGKLIPEAVGYLDKVPEQWSRHKFDVGVTCDHNTTNFVESFNACTKPFRDLPVLSLLEEIRSWCMTKIGARFDKAVDIGPDQLTPYATKELEERSADSRFCYATNAGGGEFEVLDGHVKFPIRLAARVCGCGKWQGCGIPCKHAIRVIYHQRLNPTDFVSPYFKGAAYKLTYSEHIHPMPDSTQWPTFELPRILPPLMRRAAGRPAKQRRRGAHEKKRGKRNTTVKCGKCKQIGHNSRTCKGGSTAKQRKEFAAAAAGSAGASTSGARKRKAPTSNASSSKKSKAA; from the exons ATGCAGGGAGTAGAATCTGCTTTGTATGATGTTTTCCCCAAATCAGTCAGGAGGGTCTGTGCTCAGCATCTGTATACCAACTGCAGACAAGCTGGATACAGTGGCACAGCCTTCCATGACTTGTTCTGGGTTGCTGCTGATGCATACAATCCATATGTCTTCAACAAAGCCATGGAAAAGATTGGCAAACTCATCCCAGAAGCAGTGGGATATCTTGACAAAGTGCCTGAACAGTGGTCCAGACACAAGTTTGATGTTGGGGTCACTTGTGATCACAACACCACCAACTTTGTGGAATCCTTCAACGCGTGTACCAAACCCTTTAGGGATCTTCCTGTTTTGTCACTTCTTGAAG AAATAAGGTCTTGGTGCATGACGAAGATCGGGGCCAGATTTGATAAAGCTGTTGACATTGGACCCGATCAATTGACGCCATATGCTACTAAGGAGCTTGAAGAGAGGAGTGCTGACTCGAGGTTCTGTTATGCAACTAATGCTGGGGGGGGTGAATTTGAGGTTTTAGATGGTCATGTGAAGTTCCCTATTAGGCTTGCTGCTAGAGTTTGTGGTTGTGGGAAATGGCAAGGGTGTGGTATACCTTGCAAGCATGCTATTAGGGTAATATACCATCAAAGACTCAATCCTACAGATTTTGTTTCTCCTTACTTCAAAGGGGCAGCCTATAAGCTCACATACTCAGAGCATATTCACCCCATGCCTGACTCAACACAGTGGCCTACATTTGAGCTACCTAGGATTCTTCCCCCACTAATGAGAAGGGCAGCTGGCAGACCAGCCAAGCAGAGAAGAAGAGGTGCTCATGAGAAGAAGAGGGGGAAAAGAAACACCACTGTCAAGTGTGGGAAATGCAAGCAAATTGGGCATAACTCAAGAACCTGTAAAGGAGGTTCCACTGCAAAACAGAGGAAAGAATTTGCTGCAGCTGCTGCTGGTTCTGCTGGTGCATCAACATCTGGTGCTAGGAAGAGGAAGGCTCCAACATCTAATGCATCGAGCAGCAAGAAGTCCAAAGCTGCATAA